The following proteins are co-located in the Festucalex cinctus isolate MCC-2025b chromosome 15, RoL_Fcin_1.0, whole genome shotgun sequence genome:
- the LOC144001942 gene encoding regulator of G-protein signaling 7-binding protein B-like produces the protein MSSAPCGRKKRPRSAGSVLPITRGAQTDSEHRESTVDGSRMTVQEFNTLVALYREQVISVGEMSADCPSLRAQMHYTRAKGCSMARTAHQDLALIAVSGPEDGEIHPEICRLFIQLQCCLEMFITEMLKSMCLLGVLQLHRKRTDSEPKMDFRVDESSDVPILEDRSSSPIDYPHDPWLVGVHIENIERDMQEMRNLLSKLRDTMPLPLKNQDDSSLLNLTPHPLVRQRKRRFPGLCCMVSG, from the exons atgagttctgcaccgtgcggGCGGAAAAAGCGCCCCAGATCTGCAGGCAGCGTCTTGCCCATCACGAGAGGGGCGCAGACGGATTCGGAGCACCGGGAGAGCACCGTGGACGGCAGCAGGATG ACTGTGCAGGAATTCAACACCCTGGTGGCGCTGTACCGAGAACAGGTCATTTCTGTCGGTGAGATGTCAGCCGACTGTCCGTCTCTGCGGGCTCAGATGCACTACACGCGAGCTAAAGGATGCTCCATGGCTCGGACTGCGCACCAAGACCTCGCCCTCATTGCTGTGTCTGG CCCAGAGGACGGAGAGATCCACCCTGAGATATGTCGGCTCTTTATCCAGCTGCAGTGTTGCCTGGAGATGTTCATCACGGAGATGTTGAAGTCCATGTGCCTGCTGGGGGTGCTGCAGCTTCACagaaaaa GAACCGACTCAGAGCCGAAGATGGACTTCAGGGTGGACGAGAGTTCCGATGTTCCCATCCTGGAGGACCGCTCGTCCTCACCCATTGACTACCCTCATGATCCGTGGCTAGTGGGAGTCCATATTGAAAACATAGAGAG AGATATGCAGGAGATGAGAAATCTGCTCAGCAAACTCAGGGACACAATGCCTTTGCCACTGAAAAATCAAG ACGACAGCAGCTTGTTGAATCTGACTCCCCACCCGCTGGTCCGGCAAAGGAAGAGACGCTTCCCTGGACTCTGCTGCATGGTGTCTGGTTAA